One window of the Archangium primigenium genome contains the following:
- a CDS encoding lantibiotic dehydratase produces the protein MHEHESGAVPSGFFALRTPLLSFDVLVEWGDGLEASRAEAGAREAALVRDRAVLRERLRRWVALPVVREALFVASPLLVESLPVWESAPESERGQKVERTLVRYLARMAGRATPFGLFAGLSLGRVAEHTRLDIPGRGALGRHTRLDMDYVCALVEQVRQQPEVRRALRYVPNSSLYRLAGRLRYLEMSSRGRSRAYHLVAVDTAPHLDATLERARPGLTLPALARALAEETGVGLDDALAYVDTLAAEQLLLPTWAPTLTGPEPVPHLLAEARHVPELHAVGERLASVQTSLALMDAQPLGLSPDAYREVAHALESLPVPVELSRLFQVDMFRATPEATVSAPVLDELLRGVEALRRLMTPRPHPLERFRQRFLERYQGRAVPLAEALDEENGIGAVLSQGPGRGTGPLLEGFVLPREPQEERGRWSEKWAHLSRRLEALRGAGLQELRLTPEDLQTLSAGREPPPLPDAFGVLATLVGASAEAVARGDFQVLVENLHAPSAGSYLGRFCHGSPALEAQVQAHLRAEEALRPDVLFAEVVHLPQDRMGNVTCRPQLRPYDLVFLGASGADDAHRIALEDLWVGVEGERIVLRSRRLDREVVPRLSNAHNYSAYGLGLYRFLGLLQHGQVSGLQFSWGPLATAAFLPRVVWGRAVLSLARWNVEARQLRAWGALQGAGRFEAVQAFRHEARLPRWICLRDADNQLPIDLDNVLCVETLVHAVKERANAVLEELFPGPEALCARGEEGGYQHELVVPFVRTRSGVEPSPPTRVAPLPPPGVRRTFPPGTEWLDVKFHAGPATLDRLLAGPVGALLERLQASGAVERWFFVRAPEPDGHLRLRFQGEPGRLDGEVWPRVRAVCAAAMAEGNGWRLQLDTYEREVEHLGGAEGVVLAEALFHADSEAVLTLLRGEGTARPEARWRWTLLGMDALLEDLGFCLEEKLAVVGRARARLGAGLHVDKAFEAQLGERYRRESRVLERLLWPPSGAEAPPGMRAFERRRARGREAVARWREAEGEGRLTRSLEDLAERCLHLHVNRMLPSEQRIQELILQDFLTRLYRSRRARLLKGT, from the coding sequence ATGCACGAGCACGAGTCAGGCGCCGTTCCGTCCGGTTTCTTCGCCTTGCGCACGCCCTTGTTGTCCTTCGACGTCCTGGTGGAGTGGGGCGATGGGCTCGAGGCCTCGCGGGCGGAGGCCGGGGCGCGCGAGGCCGCGCTCGTCCGGGACCGCGCCGTGCTCCGGGAGCGACTGCGCCGCTGGGTGGCGCTGCCCGTCGTGCGCGAGGCGCTGTTCGTGGCCTCGCCCCTGCTCGTGGAGAGCCTGCCGGTGTGGGAGTCCGCGCCGGAGTCGGAGCGGGGACAGAAGGTGGAGCGCACCCTGGTGCGCTACCTGGCGCGCATGGCGGGCCGCGCCACGCCCTTCGGACTCTTCGCGGGCCTGTCCCTCGGGCGGGTGGCGGAGCACACGCGCCTGGACATCCCCGGGCGCGGGGCGCTCGGCCGGCACACGCGCCTGGACATGGACTACGTCTGCGCGCTCGTGGAGCAGGTGCGCCAACAGCCCGAGGTGCGGCGCGCGTTGCGGTACGTGCCCAACTCCAGCCTCTACCGGCTCGCCGGACGGCTGCGCTACCTGGAGATGTCGTCGCGGGGCCGCTCGCGCGCCTATCACCTGGTCGCCGTCGACACCGCGCCCCACCTGGACGCCACGCTCGAGCGCGCGCGTCCAGGCCTGACGCTGCCCGCCCTGGCCCGGGCGCTGGCGGAGGAGACGGGCGTCGGTCTCGACGATGCGCTCGCGTACGTGGACACGTTGGCGGCCGAGCAGCTCCTGCTGCCCACCTGGGCGCCCACGCTCACGGGGCCCGAGCCCGTGCCGCACCTGCTCGCGGAGGCCCGGCACGTGCCCGAGCTCCACGCCGTGGGCGAGCGGCTGGCCTCGGTCCAGACGTCCCTGGCGCTCATGGACGCGCAGCCCCTGGGCCTGTCCCCGGACGCCTACCGCGAGGTGGCGCATGCCCTGGAGTCGCTGCCCGTGCCGGTGGAGCTGTCCCGGCTCTTCCAGGTGGACATGTTCCGCGCCACGCCCGAGGCCACGGTGTCCGCGCCCGTGCTCGACGAGCTGCTGCGCGGCGTGGAGGCCCTGCGCCGGTTGATGACCCCACGCCCCCACCCGCTGGAGCGCTTCCGCCAGCGTTTCCTGGAGCGCTACCAGGGCCGCGCCGTGCCGCTCGCGGAGGCGCTGGACGAGGAGAACGGCATCGGCGCCGTCCTCTCCCAGGGGCCGGGACGGGGAACGGGCCCCCTGCTGGAGGGCTTCGTCCTTCCCCGGGAGCCTCAAGAGGAGCGGGGGCGCTGGAGCGAGAAGTGGGCCCACCTGTCGCGACGGCTCGAGGCCCTGCGGGGCGCGGGCCTCCAGGAGCTGCGGCTCACGCCGGAGGATCTCCAGACGCTGTCGGCGGGCCGCGAGCCGCCTCCGTTGCCGGACGCCTTCGGGGTGCTGGCCACCCTGGTGGGCGCCTCCGCGGAGGCGGTGGCCCGAGGGGACTTCCAGGTGCTGGTGGAGAACCTCCACGCGCCCTCGGCCGGCTCCTACCTGGGCCGCTTCTGCCATGGCTCGCCCGCGCTGGAGGCGCAGGTCCAGGCGCACCTGCGGGCCGAGGAGGCCCTGCGCCCCGACGTCCTCTTCGCCGAGGTCGTCCACCTGCCGCAGGATCGCATGGGCAACGTCACCTGCCGTCCCCAACTGCGCCCGTACGACCTCGTCTTCCTGGGCGCGTCGGGCGCGGATGACGCGCACCGCATTGCCCTCGAGGACCTGTGGGTGGGCGTGGAGGGGGAGCGCATCGTCCTGCGCTCGCGGCGCCTGGACCGGGAGGTCGTCCCCCGGCTGAGCAATGCCCACAACTACTCGGCCTACGGCCTGGGCCTCTACCGGTTCCTGGGTCTGCTCCAGCACGGGCAGGTCTCGGGGCTCCAGTTCAGCTGGGGACCCCTGGCGACGGCGGCCTTCCTGCCGCGGGTGGTGTGGGGACGCGCGGTGCTGTCGCTCGCGCGCTGGAATGTGGAGGCCCGCCAGCTGAGGGCCTGGGGCGCGCTCCAGGGCGCCGGGCGCTTCGAGGCCGTCCAAGCCTTCCGCCACGAGGCGCGGCTGCCCCGGTGGATCTGCCTGCGGGACGCGGACAACCAGCTCCCCATCGATCTGGACAACGTGCTGTGCGTGGAGACGCTCGTGCACGCCGTCAAGGAGCGCGCGAACGCGGTCCTGGAGGAGCTGTTTCCCGGACCGGAGGCGCTGTGCGCCCGGGGCGAGGAGGGGGGCTATCAGCACGAGCTGGTGGTGCCCTTCGTGCGGACGCGCTCGGGAGTCGAGCCCTCGCCGCCGACGCGCGTGGCCCCGCTGCCGCCGCCCGGAGTACGCCGCACCTTCCCTCCGGGCACCGAGTGGCTCGACGTGAAGTTCCACGCGGGTCCGGCGACCCTGGACCGGTTGCTCGCGGGTCCGGTGGGAGCGCTCCTCGAGCGGCTCCAGGCCTCGGGCGCGGTGGAGCGCTGGTTCTTCGTGCGCGCCCCGGAGCCGGACGGCCACCTGCGCCTGCGGTTCCAGGGCGAGCCCGGTCGATTGGACGGGGAGGTCTGGCCCCGGGTGCGCGCGGTCTGCGCCGCGGCGATGGCCGAGGGAAACGGGTGGCGCCTGCAACTGGATACCTATGAGCGCGAGGTGGAGCACCTCGGGGGCGCCGAGGGGGTGGTGCTGGCCGAGGCGCTGTTCCACGCGGACAGCGAGGCGGTACTGACCCTGCTGCGCGGGGAGGGCACGGCGCGGCCGGAGGCGCGCTGGCGGTGGACCCTGCTGGGCATGGACGCGCTCTTGGAGGACCTGGGCTTCTGCCTGGAGGAGAAGCTCGCCGTGGTGGGCCGGGCCCGCGCCCGACTCGGCGCCGGGCTCCACGTGGACAAGGCCTTCGAGGCGCAATTGGGCGAGCGCTACCGGCGCGAGAGCCGTGTCCTGGAGCGGCTGCTCTGGCCCCCGAGCGGTGCCGAGGCGCCTCCGGGCATGCGCGCCTTCGAGCGGCGGAGGGCGCGAGGCCGCGAGGCGGTGGCGCGGTGGCGCGAGGCGGAGGGGGAGGGGCGGCTCACGCGGAGCCTGGAGGACCTGGCCGAGCGCTGCCTGCACCTGCATGTCAACCGCATGCTCCCGAGTGAGCAGCGGATCCAGGAGCTCATCCTCCAGGACTTCCTGACCCGGCTGTACCGCTCCCGGCGGGCCCGGCTCCTCAAGGGGACGTGA